aaatatcaggtattttagctcgggtcgtattttattccaaaatgacaaacttcaacgaaattcattttcttcgattcgcttaccctctcaccttcacgaattaacttatcacttgtttgaaattgcacaatacttataatctccaaataatcttgtccttgaacggatgtcaattatcttacggtaaattcaacgtacaatactacaaggtgtaacatcgtcgtaacaagttactgcggagcgtaacatcgtcgtaataaatTGATGTGAAGTGTAACATCTGACATATGATCTATAAGAGACATTGTGTTAAGTGTTGCATCAAGTGGCATTGCATCTCTTTTGTTACCAGGTGGTAGAACAGCTCATTCGAGATTTGCAAATCCTCTCAATCCAACTGAAGATTAAACATGTAATATAAAGCAAGGTAGCCCTCTAGCAAATTTGATTATAAAGACAAAGTTGATTATTTGGGATGAGGCACCGATGATTCATAAATATTGTTTTGAAGCTCTTGATCAAACTCTTAGAGATATTCTTAGATTTAAAGACGCATCTAGTGCTGATAAACCTTTTGGAGGTAAAACAGTTGTTCTTGGTGGCGACTTCAGACAAACTTTGCATGTCATTGCAAAAGGATCTAGGCAAGATATTGTTAACGTTACTCTTATTTCTTCGTATTTGTGGACCCACTGCGACGTCTTAAATCTAACAAAGAATATGAGGTTGCAAAGAGATCAGTTAGATGCACACTTGGATGAGTTAAGAAATTTTTCTGAACGGATTTTGGCAATCGCTGATGGAAGGATTGGGAGTTCCATTGATGGCATTGAGAAGGTCCAAATCCCTGATGATCTTCTTATAAGTAATTGTGATGATCCAATATTGGCAATTATTAAAGCTACATATCTAGATTTCTTTAGTCATTCCAGTGACATAGATTACCTCCCGCAAAGAGCAATTCTTGCTCCGACTCTTGATATAGTGGAATCAATCAATGAATATATGGTTTTACTCAATCATAGTCCCGAGAAGACATATTTTAGTTCTTATACGGTTTGTATATCTGATCattctttttcaactttggaGCACGTACATACACCATAATTCCTAAATAGTATTAAATGTTCTGGAATTCCAAATCACTCTATCACTTTGAAGGTTAGTGTTCCTGTGATGTTGCTGAGAAATATAGACTAATCATCACGATTGTGTAATGGCACGAGGTTGATCATCACAAGACCTGAAAATCGGGTTATTGAAGCCAAGGTTTTACATGGTAATATGGCTAGACAAAAAGTGTTTATCCCGAGAATGACGTTGACACCATCAGATGCAAGGATACCTTTTAAGTTCCAGTGAAGACAATTTTCAATTGTTGTATCTTTTGCTATGACAATTAATAAAAGTCAACGCCAGTCATTATCTCATGTGGGGTTATTTTTCAAAAAGCCAGTATTTACTCATGGACAATTGTATGTTGCTTTTTCAAGCGTGATAAGTAGAAAAGGGTTGAAGATTTTAGTTTATGATGATGATGTGTAAATAACGAATGAAGCTAGAAATGTGGTGTATAAAGAAGTTTTTCGTATTTAGTTTGAGATGAAGCTAGACATGGTGGAATCATCAGgtatttacaaaatattttttgatttctagAATTGATTTAGCTTTTGAGTAAGTATTAATGTTTATTATATTTTTACTGTATTGTAGTTGTAAAAGAATTGATGATAATTATAAAATTCTAGAGAATTTCCTATAACAAAAACTCTCTTTTTGGTATACACATGATGCATGTATATCATTACAACAAGAAATATTTTTATTGGTCACACTCTAACATAATTGTCTAATGCCTTTTGAGCTAGAAAGACTTCTTTTACTTTTCCCATTATATAATAGATGCCCCAAATACTTCATTTATTATCTGCTTAGTGGAACATTATGtccttatcacgacccaaaatccaacttgacgtgatggcacctaaccccaacccgctaggtaaaccaaataacaataaaacacaatataataataatgctAAGAGTCaagaaggaaataaataaattttatacaactccccGAGGACTGGTAGTACAGATCATGAGcttttttcttccataaattcacggattcatgatgtaaatgaatatgaaatcatgaaatataatcaatataggataaggaatacttaccccaatattttttcgtgaaaatcgcccaagaatcgcctaaaccgagctccataaactcaaaaatgagtaaaaatggcaagaACCCGTTTTATACACCCTCAGCTGTTTCGAgcgtcacaggtagcgtggggcgctgtcTGTGGCGCAGTTTCCAGCATCCCAAAATTTCCagtgccagggctagcgccccacgctaccctgggcgctcgcgGCGACGGAAAAATCGTTCTTGACACgaaaataggcataactctctcatacgatgtccgaattcaacgattctttttgctatagctccataatttcaatacggatcgaATACTTCAATAAAAattgaatttggagctcatttgcgcAATGTGATACCatatattcttgaagaatcgacatcAAACATTCTAGGTTcaatgccgaaacatagcaaatcattccggaatgaactcaaattttgcgttgcataacaaagctattccaatttcaaaaatataattccgacctcgatatcaaaaggtcaaaccccggtcaaaccttccaaaaatttaactttcggcaattcaagccaaattccactacggatttccaaataattttccggacacgctcctaaatccaaaatcaccatacagagctattggaatcatcaaaattaaattctgaggtcgtttacatataagtcgacatccggtcagtattttaacttaagctttaaaccttggaaatagatgttccaattcattccaaatttcactggacccgaaccaattaccccgacaagtcatacAACAACTGTAAGGTACAGTTTGAGCagtaaagggggaagcaaggttataatactcaaaacgaccggtcgggtcgttacattctcccccacttaaacatacgttcgttctcgaacgtgccaagagttgtctccaagccatcaaatcaccgttccatcttaccacacacgtacccgggggtgaacccatgtcaccctattctatataggcttgacaacacaatccaactgaattcattaatttaactCTAGCCCATACACCTTGGAATTttatttccaacctttagaatttctttcaagacacaagTCTTAAACTTACACACCGTATAAATccgaacaagttgcatcgagctataactatcaccacggatataatcaaccaatatattacacaactcgcttgctcgtagcaccattcccgatcgcagtgactactccaaaacaaaccgcgtactagtattaaacccatatcgaaccaaacctcatcccaaaaccttcgtacactgttgataataaaagaaacacgcgaaatAAACAAGTCACAGAGCTCTCTCGCCCTAACCAGAACCATAATTGCTTtttgagccgactttcaatattatcctctcTAACATATCGTAATCAAATATGATAGTACCCATTCGAGGTCCAATGACattatattactaaacataacTATTTCCACAGAcatgccgcaccaatataactcagaggcACAACCCGTGCCATCTGtacaccaatacgcaacaattcaaatgtactcagtcatgaaaa
The nucleotide sequence above comes from Nicotiana tabacum cultivar K326 chromosome 12, ASM71507v2, whole genome shotgun sequence. Encoded proteins:
- the LOC107759389 gene encoding uncharacterized protein LOC107759389, translated to MIHKYCFEALDQTLRDILRFKDASSADKPFGGKTVVLGGDFRQTLHVIAKGSRQDIVNVTLISSYLWTHCDVLNLTKNMRLQRDQLDAHLDELRNFSERILAIADGRIGSSIDGIEKVQIPDDLLISNCDDPILAIIKATYLDFFSHSSDIDYLPQRAILAPTLDIVESINEYMVLLNHSPEKTYFSSYTVCISDHSFSTLEHVHTP